The window CAGACCATGTAAAGAATAGCAGATAGTGGAAAGAGAAACTTGGTTCCATTCCAGGCCCACCTCTGCCACAAACTCGCCCTTGGTATGATGTGTGGCAATGCAATTAATGTCTCTGGACACTGGTTTCTTCATCTGCCAACCAGTAGCAACAATCCCTTCCCTACCTATCTCCCAGGGCCATTGCGAGCAGCACAAGATTCAGTGCACACGATAATGCCTtgtaacaaatttttaaagtgaaagtgCACAAGTTAAGGCTGAGGAAACACAAATGCTAGGAACATATCAACAGGACATCCAAGGGAACAAATTTAAGGCAATAGTCTCCTATGAGAATCTAACAAGTATCCCAAATTCATTGTTACATAACTAGTTTAGGACCAACTTCTATCAATTTGGAATGtctacatatataatgtatatataataaaatagattGGTACTATTCTTGGAGCCTACTAGTGTTGATTGTAAAATAGCACTGTTCTTTTCTAAATTAACAGTTTAAAAAAGttgacaaaaataaaagcattccaGTTTCCGGTAGTTCTTCATTAACCCACAGACATCATCTGACCACTCTGCTCTACACCGAGGCAGACACGGTGGGAGTCAGATGAGCAAAATTTCTGTCCTCAAGATCTTCCCCTGCTGTGGGAGACAGATACATTAGGTGCTCAGGATAAAGGTACCTAAACCAGTTTTGCAGCTGAGATTATACAACGGTACTTCCAAAACCTTGTGAAAAAATGCAGCAGTAAGCTTATTGTGCtaccaaggagagagagaaatccatgcatagattttcaTGACATGCACTCTCCATAAACATTTGAAGACTTCCACGCTTCCCTGCACTAGTATCAGGTAGCACCATTGCTCGGATTTTACAAATCAGGGAACTTAGACTTAGAAAGCCagtgacagagctgggactcaaacctaggcctTTTAAGTCTGGATCCAAGGCTTTTTCTATCTTACCGGAGCTACCTCTTTGCTTTATAAATGCATTAGGCCTAATGGACATGACAGAAGATAAATAAGTAGCATCGTGTGCCTCTGTCTGTCCTAGACAGCCTGTTCCTTTTTAGGGATTCATAGGATTGAGGGTTAAAGTACCTCTACATATCCAAAGCACAGtatttcagatgaaaaaaaaaattaaaatgttcccCTTTTGGCAGTTCTTTGGGGTTCCAGAAGTTTATATCTCCATGCACACGTTTGTGTGTCTGTACAGGACTTGGAGTAGGATGTGTTGGAAAATGTTGGTTCctgcatttttcaaaaagatttatttttattgcaaagtcagatatacaaagaggaggagacagagaggaagattttccattcgctggttcactccccaagtggacaaaatggccagagctgagccgatccaaagccagagcttcttccaggtctcctacatggtgctgggttccaagactttgggccgtgcttgactgctttcccaaaccgcaaccagggagctagatgggaagtggagcagctaggatacataccaacgcccatatgggatcctggtgtatgtaaggcaagggcttcagtcactaggctactgcgccaggccctcttctctccttctaaagattatttatattaaaggtgaagggacagggagacagagagggagagccagagccagaaccagAGCCAGAAAGAGATCTCAACTctgtagttcacttcccaaagggccacaatggcaagggctaggccaggcctaaACTAGAAGCCTGGgactccacctaggtctcccacatgggtgacagtgattcaagcacttgggtcatctaacactgctttcccaggagcattagtagggagctggatcagaggtggatcaggcaccccaatatgggatccctgagtcccaagtggcagcttaaccctctttgacacaatgccagcctcttttTCTCACTTCTTGTATCCTGTTATTTGCTTAAGCATTTTCTGAGTGTGGACTGTGTGTTAGGTATTTCCTGTGTCGTATTTTGATAGATACAAAGTTGAAAGGCACAGACCCTCCACTCATATGGCTCATCATATTTTGCAATGGCTTTTAATGGAGTTGCACATATAATCACTTGGGACTGTaagcatgcacacatgcatgcacacacaaatgcacacacacgtaACCCCAATACCACCAAGATTCTAAATTTACTGGGAAGGGAAACGAAGAAtctgaaaatctttctgtattttattctAAAACCTGGAGACTGAAAGGaatccaaagcattgggcagtgcTCCATAGATGTATCAAGAGGAAAGGATTTCTCCTAGACAGGTTAGTTCCTCACGCTCCAAGTTGAGGGTGGGGGTGACGAGAAGAGGTGAGATCTCTATCATTGCCAAGAGGGGTGGGGAACCTTAGCGCTGTTGCCCAGCAACAATGTCAAGGGCAGAAGTAGACAGATTCCAGAGGCATGTTGGGACTAACTTCACTGGCCTCAGTGTTTAATTACATGTGAGAGAGAGGCTGAGGGAGAGACAGGTGCCAAGAGACACCCAGGTACTGACTTGGTCAACTGGCCACACGAGGAACATTAGGAGAGAGCTTGGAGAGAAGACGCTGTTCTTAGCCTTGGATCTATCTCTGTGTCAACCTTCAGCCTAGAGGATGCATTTTGCCAGAGTCCCACGTTGGAGAGCAGGGTTCTGTTCTGCAGAGTACCGATGCTCATTCTCAAAATGAGACAAGAACCAAGCTGACGTAACAAGTGGACCTACAAGCCCTGGGGATGTGGGCCACCACCAAGTTCCTGGGGAACAGGGACGCCTGCCTTGCCTATCCTCACGGGAGCTCACTGCATCAGAGAGGCCACGCCACGATTCTGCACAGTTGGGCAAATCGCAAGCTCTAGGGCAGATTGCCTATGCCCCGCTGTGGAGAGATCCGCAACTGTGAGGAAGTGTGAAACCGGACCAGACCAGCAGTGTCACTGGAACTTTTGCCATGGACGCGCCTGCCTTGTAAAAGATCACCCCAGACTCGTGGCCCACGTGCCCCACACTGCCACACCGCACGTTTCCAAAGAAGGCCCGCATCCCCGAGCTAACAGACAGCTAACTACCTAGCTGTGCCTCTGGACAAATAGGCAAGGAAGGTAGGCACGTCTTCTGCGGGAGGCAAGTCTGCACCGTGAGGTGGGCGTCCCCGACGAACAGCTTGGGCGCGCAACAGCTGGGCGGCAAGGGACAAGCAGGCCTCCGGGGCCACAGCTCCGAAGCAGCCGGAACGAAGGCCATCTGGCGGTCTGAGACCTCGAAGGGCGCTAAGAAATGAAGGGCCACGACGACACTATGGAGCTTCAGGCTTACACATTCGGGCAGAGCTATGCAGAACGGGATCCTGCTTATGAAATGAAGACAGGAGCACGAGTCTGCGTGCGGCCGGAGGCAGCGAGGGGAGGTGGTAAAAGGGGCAGTCCGCTCGGAGAAGGGAGAAGGCAGCCACGTGGGATTCTGTCAGATGCCTTCCTTTGCCCCTCGTGCTGCCTGCGGAAACAGTCTTCGGGGATGCGGCCGAGCGGATTCTGCCAGCGGCAGAAGAGGCCACGCAGGGTGTCTTcacgccccctccccgcccccagccccgcgCCAGAGAGGATGGCTGCGGATGGATGCGTGGGGCTGGCCCGAGTCGCCTGAAGTCACTCGGTGTGGGGGGGTGAGGGCGGGGAGCATCAGATGCCCTGTCCAGAGGGGGAGATGGTCTCTTGCAGAAGCAGGTGAAGGAGGTGGTTCTGCTCGGCGGTCAGCAGCGGCCACATCTCCACCTGCAGCGACTTGACGGCCTCCGTGTCCTTTTCGTGGGTGGCCATGACCAGGgactggagcagcaggaacagctcCTCGGGAAGCGGCCCGCAGCTCTCCTGCCCGTGGCTGTCAAAGGCCTCCCAGCAGTACTTCTCCAGGGTCTGAGCGTgctcaggcagcagcttggcGGGTGGTGGCtgtaggagcagcagcagcagcacgcgAGACACCTCACAGCGGACCAGCACGTCGGAGAAGGCGCCCAGTGCGGCGGGAGGGGGCACCGTGGGGCCCGCGTTGGAGGCGAGCAGCGCGGCGGGCAGGGCGGGCTGCTGGAGCCCcgggggaggcggcggcggcggctgcggcggcggcggctgcgccGGGTGGGTGCCATGCTCCCGCGCCAGGCACTGCATGCGCGTGAAGACCGCTAGGGCGCCGTTGTAGTCCCGCGCCAGCAGCTGGCAGGAGGCGGCATCGCCGAGCGCCTGCAGCGCGgccaggggcagctggggcagctggagctgggcggcGCGCTGGAAGTgtccggcggcggcggccggcTGGCCCAGGTCGCGCAGGGCGGCCGCCAGCTCGAGGCaaagggcggcggcggcggtcggctggcccagctccaggtgcaGGCGCACGGCGGCGCCGAGGGCGCTGGCGGCGGCCTGCAGCGGCTCCCCGTAGGCGGCGGGGCAGCCGAGGCGCTGGCGCGCGTCGCACTCCTGTCGCAGGAAGAGGCGGGCGGCCTCGGTGAGGGCCAGCGCCTCCCCGGGCCCGTGGAACAGCGCCTGCTGGCAGCGCGCCACCGCCAGCTGGCACCAGGCCGCGTACGGCAGGCACTCCTGGGCGCGCAGCTCGCGGCCCAGCTGCCCGAACTGCTCGCCCGCTTCCGCCACGTTGGGCTTGCGCAGGAACCGCTTCTTCAGCTTGTTGGACACCAGCCGGTAGCGGGCCAGGAAGTCCGAGGCCTCGGGCCCCGCGCCCGCACCACCGCCCAGgcccgccgcggccgccgccatCTTGGCCGCCCTTGGCCCTTCCCAGCGTGCTGACGCAGCGGCCCGATTCGCCGGCGCCGGCGCCGCGCCTCTGCGACGCCCCGGGGCCCGGCCTCCTCGGCCCACGGCCCGCGCCGGCCTGCCCTGGCGGTGGACAAGCCGAGGGCGGAGCGGAGGCCGGGCCTGGCGAGGGCGGGCCTACCGGCCCCACCGCACCCAGCGATGGGGCGGAACCTAGCCGAGAGCCCGAGTGCCCGCGCCAACCCGGGGCGCCCGGCCGGCCGGCTCACCCGGTGCCCTCACGGCGCCCCCGCGCGTGCGCCCCTGAACGCCATCCGGACCGGACTGCTGTCCGTTCCGCGAGGGCGCGGGGGTGGCctgtccctccccccacccaaaaTGCGCTCACTGGTTACCTCTCGGCTTGGAACCCGGGCCCACCGTCGGCCGCCCACGCGGTCGGCCCACCTCTGCCCGCCCACGCAGTCCTTCGTCGCCTCCCGCTGCCTCCGGCCAGCATCTCGGTCCAGGTCCTGAGCTGCATGCCCGTGCAGGCCACTGCCTGGGCACTACCCCGAGCAGGCTGTGCCTTGCTCCGGGCAGACGTCTTCTGTACCTGGACCCTGTGCACAGCACCTCCCACCCTGATGCGCCGCCTGCTACCCAGCACTCCAGGCTGGCCACACACTCGCTCAGACCNNNNNNNNNNNNNNNNNNNNNNNNNNNNNNNNNNNNNNNNNNNNNNNNNNNNNNNNNNNNNNNNNNNNNNNNNNNNNNNNNNNNNNNNNNNNNNNNNNNNNNNNNNNNNNNNNNNNNNNNNNNNNNNNNNNNNNNNNNNNNNNNNNNNNNNNNNNNNNNNNNNNNNNNNNNNNNNNNNNNNNNNNNNNNNNNNNNNNNNNGCAGCtggggcagctggagctgggcggcGCGCTGGAAGTgtccggcggcggcggccggcTGGCCCAGGTCGCGCAGGGCGGCCGCCAGCTCGAGGCaaagggcggcggcggcggtcggctggcccagctccaggtgcaGGCGCACGGCGGCGCCGAGGGCGCTGGCGGCGGCCTGCAGCGGCTCCCCGTAGGCGGCGGGGCAGCCGAGGCGCTGGCGCGCGTCGCACTCCTGTCGCAGGAAGAGGCGGGCGGCCTCGGTGAGGGCCAGCGCCTCCCCGGGCCCGTGGAACAGCGCCTGCTGGCAGCGCGCCACCGCCAGCTGGCACCAGGCCGCGTACGGCAGGCACTCCTGGGCGCGCAGCTCGCGGCCCAGCTGCCCGAACTGCTCGCCCGCTTCCGCCACGTTGGGCTTGCGCAGGAACCGCTTCTTCAGCTTGTTGGACACCAGCCGGTAGCGGGCCAGGAAGTCCGAGGCCTCGGGCCCCGCGCCCGCACCACCGCCCAGgcccgccgcggccgccgccatCTTGGCCGCCCTTGGCCCTTCCCAGCGTGCTGACGCAGCGGCCCGATTCGCCGGCGCCGGCGCCGCGCCTCTGCGACGCCCCGGGGCCCGGCCTCCTCGGCCCACGGCCCGCGCCGGCCTGCCCTGGCGGTGGACAAGCCGAGGGCGGAGCGGAGGCCGGGCCTGGCGAGGGCGGGCCTACCGGCCCCACCGCACCCAGCGATGGGGCGGAACCTAGCCGAGAGCCCGAGTGCCCGCGCCAACCCGGGGCGCCCGGCCGGCCGGCTCACCCGGTGCCCTCACGGCGCCCCCGCGCGTGCGCCCCTGAACGCCATCCGGACCGGACTGCTGTCCGTTCCGCGAGGGCGCGGGGGTGGCctgtccctccccccacccaaaaTGCGCTCACTGGTTACCTCTCGGCTTGGAACCCGGGCCCACCGTCGGCCGCCCACGCGGTCGGCCCACCTCTGCCCGCCCACGCAGTCCTTCGTCGCCTCCCGCTGCCTCCGGCCAGCATCTCGGTCCAGGTCCTGAGCTGCATGCCCGTGCAGGCCACTGCCTGGGCACTACCCCGAGCAGGCTGTGCCTTGCTCCGGGCAGACGTCTTCTGTACCTGGACCCTGTGCACAGCACCTCCCACCCTGATGCGCCGCCTGCTACCCAGCACTCCAGGCTGGCCACACACTCGCTCAGACCCAGGGCCGTGCTAACTCCTTACACCCCTCCCACCCTCATACACCGTCCCAGGGAGAGGGACAGCCCTCGCTGCCCTGGCCAGCATGCCTCcaggccctccctgccctgcctcccacccccatgcCGATTTCCCTGGCACCCgcccccccctccccgccccagttGGACGGCGACAACACAGAGTCACTGAGGCAGGCCCAGGGTTGCTTCAACAATTTAATATTGGGGTGCTCTGGAGGCCAGGGATGGCCTGGCTGGCTGTGAGAGAGGGGACCCTCGCGGGGCGAGACAGGAGAGGCAGGGTGGAAGAGGGGCCAGGCCCCTGGGCGACCAGTGCGCGACAGCTGCAGGCCCCTGGGCGACCAGTGCGGGACAGCTCCCGGGAGCCCAGGTCCAGGGCCACTTGGGAGATGGTTGTGGTACCCAAGAGCCCACTGAGCGCGGGGTTGTTGTGGATGGCCGTGTCCAAAAGCCGAGGAGTGATGCGCTGGCTGCCGCTGTTGTGGGCCTCGATGCCCACCAGCTCCAGCACCTTGGCCGTCAGGGTGGCGGCCAGGAAGAGCGGTGCAGACCAGCCCAGGCACTGGGCATAGTGACCCTCCCGCAGACGCTGCTCCACCTGGCTCACGGAGAAGGTCAGCTCGGCTCCGGCAGAGCGGGAGCGGCCCGCTGGCAACGGCGGCGACGGCGGCAGGAGGATGCCCACCGTCAACGGCTCCCACCTCCTGGCATGCTCTGCGAGATGATGGCAGTGACGACTTGGCCGCTGGCTTTTCCGCTTTGCTTGGCCTCCTCCTTGGAAGCCCCCAGCCGTTGCCGCCCAGGCAGTGGCTCCCGGTAGCCTAGCAACCAGGGCGCACTTCTGGTGGCCTGGCCAGTGCACTTCCGGTGGCCTGGCCAGCGCACTTCCGGTGGCGTCCTTGTGGGAGGCGTGGGCTGATGGCCGACCCCTGGGCGGCCGTGTGCCATTGGGTCACGGGATGGCCACGCGGTGGCAGCGAGGGAAGAGCCAACTCATCTCTGCGTGAGAACTCTCACTTTCCACGGGGCGGAAGGCTTCTCGAGACATCAAGGGGTCCGGGCAAGAGGGGAGCAAACTCGGTGGCGTGAAGGAGAACCACAGTGTGGTGCTACCATCTAGTTCCAACACACTCGACAGAACCCCCGGTAGCCATGAGAACTCACTCTCCATCACCCCTTTCTCCTTATCTGTTCCTGCTGTCCCCTCTGCTGttcttccctcctgctctgtctgcctcttcacctcctcctctcctcctcttgctCCCCTTCCCCACTCCTTTAACTACCTCCTCCACCttctatgtctgtgtgtgtgtgtatatatacacacacatatatgtccaTGTATgttaatgtatatatttatacagaTATGTCACCAACCTTAAATTTTTTGTCAGATCGTAATCATCTCCAATTTCACTCCAAATAATACAAGTACTTTCATTATCTCAAGGTCTTACCAGTCCGTCTTGTAGTTATAACCTTTCTTGTTTtatatgcttttgtttttgacTCATTCTCAGAGAGATGAGTTTGCTTGCTCACCATTCTTCTGTTGTATCTTGTTATTTTAATGAGGGCTCTGAGTGTTCAACCAGCTCACTCTGTTGAAGAATATCTACTCCAATTTTGTCATTGCTATTAGCTTTTGTGGTTGATCCTGGCAGTTTTGCTTATATCTCTTAACATTTTGTACATGCTCTATGTTACCTTCTGAACAGTCTCTTAGCTCAGTCTTTCAGCTCACTTGAAACAGATGAGTCTTCTTTAAAACCCCATTGTATGAGAGAgatagtcttccatctgctggttcaccccacaagaTGGCCGCAGTGGCTTGGGATAatgcaggctggagccaggagccaggagtttcatccaggcctcccacgtgggcacaggggcccgaacactgggtcatcctctactgctttgccgggagcatcatcagggagctgcatgaggagtggagcagccagtactcgaGTTAATGCCCGTAGGGGGATGCCGgaatcacaagtggtggcttaacccactacggCACAACACTGAGCCAACTTAGGGATTTATTGAGCAAGGCTACAGCTTTAGGACTTCCTGAGAGGTCTGAATTGTAGTTGTATCTCTCCCAAAGAGGCTGTCTGTTTACTTCTGCAGGGAGACCTAGGGGTATATACAGCTGCCTGGTGTTGTCTTTATATTACATTGTGAGTTTGGAGTTTTCCGGGTAAGAGATACTGATTCCAACTCAAGGCTTGTATGACAATAGCCTTAAAATTTGAAATGATCAAGggaagcattttattttccaCTGTCAGAATCCCTGAAGAAAAAACCTCTGTTGTCATCTTCCTGAGGTGGTAGAGGatgtgggtgttttgtttgttttgtttggttttgtttttgtttgttttcttttttcctctactCCTTATTTTCATTGACAGTATGTTCTTGTTGTGAGGTACCAatgcttttcttctcttcctaaAGGTTATAAAATCCTTTGCTCTAGTTGCCTCACATAAATTCCAAAGTCCATTGATCTGATCTTCAggttcctttttgtttgtttggcttttgttgttgttactgttgtttgGACGTCTGAGGGCCAGCTTCACCACAAGACCCATCATACATGCATTAAAGGGGATATTGATTAAGTCTGTAGCAGACAGGTCTCAGGTTATCTGgaccttgagagcttgtttggaggttctagcaggggagcacaGCTACTCGTATACCCTGGACCGAAGACCTCCTCTACTGGGGATGGTCATCCTCTTCGACCGAGCAcgcagcttcgggagggacgcacatggagtggtgagggaggaaggagacacccgcctagccagccaaATCAGctgaatcaaccctggcgatcaatggggtgacagatgttgcagccagatcgccctcatATCCAAGGTCTCAGGTTATCTGCTGTATGCTATTTCCATAAAAGGAAGTTATTTTCCCCTTTATTACTTATACAGCACTGAGAAGCTCCCAGAAAGTATCTGGAAGGGGTATGTGATGGTGGGGAATACTTTTCATGAACACTCATGCTTCAAGAACGATTGATGTTAGACATCTGGTGGAGAAGGGTTTGTATGTTGAAAGTGGCTTAGTTGATCAGAGCCACATGTCACAGGAGaataacagaacaaaaaaaaGACTGGCCTTACAAAATGCTTTCTTTCATGAATTGTTCTGGCTtatgatcagaagtggaaatgtGCGAGGAGCCACTGATAATGGCAATCCTACCCCCTGCAAATGGTAGGGCATGGTTTCTTTGAGTGCACTTATTTCCTGGAACCACTTAAAAGCAATACTGAAGGCTTCAGAAGAGTCTGGGAATGACACTCAAAATACGCCTGTATCTAATAACCAGATGTAGCTCTTCCCTGCTACCCAGAGAACTAGTCTTTGTGTACACTTGGAAAAGAAATGTGTTGATACTATgctttattta is drawn from Ochotona princeps isolate mOchPri1 chromosome X, mOchPri1.hap1, whole genome shotgun sequence and contains these coding sequences:
- the LOC131478589 gene encoding 40-kDa huntingtin-associated protein, producing MAAAAAGLGGGAGAGPEASDFLARYRLVSNKLKKRFLRKPNVAEAGEQFGQLGRELRAQECLPYAAWCQLAVARCQQALFHGPGEALALTEAARLFLRQECDARQRLGCPAAYGEPLQAAASALGAAVRLHLELGQPTAAAALCLELAAALRDLGQPAAAAGHFQRAAQLQLPQLPLAALQALGDAASCQLLARDYNGALAVFTRMQCLAREHGTHPAQPPPPQPPPPPPPGLQQPALPAALLASNAGPTVPPPAALGAFSDVLVRCEVSRVLLLLLLQPPPAKLLPEHAQTLEKYCWEAFDSHGQESCGPLPEELFLLLQSLVMATHEKDTEAVKSLQVEMWPLLTAEQNHLLHLLLQETISPSGQGI